Genomic window (Flavobacteriales bacterium):
TGTCCCAAGCGGCAATGAAATCCTCTACGAAGCGCTCTTTGGCGTCATCGCATGCATAGACCTCTGCAAGTGCCCTCAGTTCCGAGTTCGAACCGAAGATGAGATCGACACGAGTACCGGTCCATTTCACCATTCCGGTCTTGCGATCTGTGCCTTCGAAGACCTCATCGTTGTCATCCACGGCT
Coding sequences:
- a CDS encoding catalase-peroxidase (has catalase and peroxidase activities), with the protein product EMTVLLGGMRVLGANYNGSDHGVFTNEVGALSNDFFVNLLDFGVTWKAVDDNDEVFEGTDRKTGMVKWTGTRVDLIFGSNSELRALAEVYACDDAKERFVEDFIAAWDKVMNLDRFDS